A DNA window from Impatiens glandulifera chromosome 7, dImpGla2.1, whole genome shotgun sequence contains the following coding sequences:
- the LOC124909924 gene encoding erythroid differentiation-related factor 1-like, producing MMERPSSPSSSDLHCVGRLEIVKPEPFGFLTDKSLLAVNSALVPTAQTLSAPQYRVLPNGTDLNTPPIAAACSRTSEGDSSWENSAMTSSLTRKGEALAVSGLAEYGDEIDIIAPTEILKQIFKIPYSKARLSIEVRRIGQTLVLNTGYVL from the exons ATGATGGAAAGACCATCGTCACCTTCATCTTCTGATCTTCATTGTGTTGGACGTTTGGAAATCGTAAAGCCCGAACCTTTTGGTTTTCTCACTGATAAATCTCTACTTGCCGTCAATTCTGCTCTCGTTCCCACAGCTCAAAC GTTAAGCGCTCCACAGTACAGAGTCTTGCCAAATGGAACTGACCTAAATACTCCACCTATTGCAGCTGCGTGCTCCAGGACATCTGAAGGAG ATTCATCATGGGAGAATAGTGCCATGACATCAAGTCTCACTAGGAAAGGGGAAGCTCTTGCTGTATCTGGTTTGGCTGAGTATGGAGATGAGATCGATATCATAGCTCCAACTGAAATCTTGAAACAAATTTTCAAGATACCATATTCTAAGGCTCGGCTGTCAATTGAAGTGCGTCGTATTGGACAGACTTTAGTTCTGAATACAGGGTATGTGTTATGA
- the LOC124945778 gene encoding uncharacterized protein LOC124945778, whose product MHSVRMEACECLPTRNVSSKEMLQSSFLPRPFESVVGSFKSSKCPTPKEKSESGVDDNIFEEERLIPKNVKVKQDSFLLNSKNKKKNKGCTDVKTAPHVKEKSKSSMQEPEKYRRLGKEVFSRILSWQFHNFRMLLGSDLLLFSNEKYVPVSLHLWDVSRKVTSLTWLEAWIDNVMASVPELTICYHQDGVVQGYELLKTDDIFISKGVSEDGTPAFHPHVVQQNGLSVLRFLQENCKQDPGAYWLYKSSGEDAIQLFDLCVINNNCSTGEPNDSANSLPSMLHRGRNNSLLSLGILLYRIAHRLSLSMSPNNRARCAMFFRKCLDFLDDPDYLVLRSLAHEQYARFLLKYDEELELASEGVPVESKVVIVSAEEKSFDYFNNKSESIVLDMLYSPGVQEGFNGCGGTYTMKESQKTKSKSWYDDEESSVCELAKTSADVIQTIVDPITSKLAAVYHVSQAIKSLRWKRQMQSTSSSVENSAFPSTVDSSVCDCGNADCIEACDIREWLPTSKLDDKLWKLVLLLGETYIALGECYKDEDQLRQALKIVKLASLVYGSMPQYREDSTFISSIICCLDTEPSDVIEVKSSLPSYLFWVKAWTLVGDIYIKFHMTKVQERKMSNRVLNISSMVLKEVKHLKKKLGQFRQDCSSCSLINCSCQVDRVISNSNASSSSKSNASSSNDNSRLLGYGKKQNKIAYGRNSKPVITFSEQQTRNSDIFKFLSGPPVTRDSEYNLSTSLICYEEAEKVLGECRDGLSEKQSLLKKKGWVYNNLGMKRLDNKTELKKTENAFIQSIICFRQIFNHSTIVFNYCSLGSIRLQLAENILKGEKEGDAKLEYCNSLKYYIAAKRELTAIVDECERNRIRSYAILPLAKIYMKLGLLLAKEDTKVEIFDDFVDIEKKKEVSAEYAIKESLLLYESMGELNKQEVANGYMELGKYYRVHCLKFKVAGILQEVEEYVSLVQSNWKKCMDFYRADTYPMIHFRLLVERVDVYLSLFDYHNSYAVLETAFSLLLEARHIRGDIIARNNLCAKFWNNLRLVLKKMLSMALSSSNVIQSSSQQSSFRSGDVTKLKELYRMTLTSSDFAQLPVIHRIWFS is encoded by the exons aTGCATTCTGTTAGGATGGAGGCGTGTGAATGTCTTCCTACGCGTAACGTTTCATCAAAAGAGATGCTACAGTCATCTTTTCTGCCAAGGCCATTTGAATCTGTGGTTGGTTCCTTTAAATCTTCTAAATGTCCAACTCCGAAAGAAAAGTCTGAGTCTGGAGTGgatgataatatttttgaagaaGAGCGACTAATTCCAAAAAACGTGAAGGTCAAACAAGACAGTTTCTTGTTGAATAGcaagaacaagaaaaaaaacaaaggaTGTACTGATGTCAAAACAGCTCCACATGTTAAAGAAAAATCCAAGAGCTCAATGCAAGAGCCTGAAAAATACAGAAGACTCGGTAAGGAGGTGTTCTCAAGGATTTTGTCTTGGCAATTTCACAACTTCCGGATGCTCCTGGGGAGTGACCTGCTCTTATTCAGTAATGAAAAGTATGTTCCGGTGAGCTTGCATTTGTGGGATGTTTCTCGGAAG GTGACTTCTCTGACATGGCTTGAAGCCTGGATTGATAATGTAATGGCTAGTGTGCCTGAATTGACAATTTGTTATCATCAAGATGGTGTTGTTCAGGGTTATGAGCTACTAAAGACGgatgatatatttatttcaaaaggAGTATCGGAAGATGGTACACCTGCTTTTCATCCACATGTCGTCCAACAAAATGGTCTTTCTGTTTTGAGGTTTCTTCAGGAAAACTGCAAGCAAGACCCTGGTGCTTATTGG CTTTACAAAAGCTCTGGAGAAGATGCCATCCAACTCTTTGATCTTTGTGTGATTAACAACAACTGTTCAACCGGAGAACCCAATGACAGTGCAAACTCTCTGCCCTCTATGCTTCATAGAGGGAGAAATAATTCCTTACTTTCACTAGGAATTCTTTTGTACCGTATTGCACATAGGCTATCACTTTCTATG TCTCCTAATAATCGGGCCAGATGTGCTATGTTCTTTAGGAAGTGTCTTGACTTCTTGGATGACCCAGATTATTTG GTTTTGAGGTCATTAGCTCATGAACAATATGCCAGATTTCTGTTAAAATATGATGAAGAACTTGAGTTGGCATCTGAGGGAGTTCCTGTGGAATCTAAGGTAGTCATTGTGAGTGCTGAAGAAAAATCTTTTGACTATTTCAACAACAAATCTGAATCAATTGTCTTGGATATGTTATACTCTCCTGGTGTGCAAGAAGGATTTAATGGATGTGGAGGCACATACACAATGAAAGAATCCCAGAAGACAAAGAGTAAGTCATGGTATGATGACGAAGAATCATCAGTTTGTGAATTGGCGAAAACTTCAGCTGATGTAATTCAAACTATTGTTGATCCAATCACATCGAAGTTAGCTGCAGTGTATCACGTCTCCCAAGCCATTAAATCTCTGAGATGGAAACGCCAAATGCAAAGCACTAGTTCATCTGTTGAAAATAGTGCATTCCCTTCAACTGTGGACTCCTCTGTATGTGATTGTGGCAATGCTGACTGTATTGAAGCTTGTGATATTCGGGAATGGCTTCCGACATCTAAGTTGGATGATAAATTATGGAAACTGGTTCTTTTGCTTGGAGAAACATACATAGCCCTTGGAGAATGTTATAAAGACGAGGATCAACTCCGTCAAGCTCTAAAGATTGTAAAACTAGCATCTTTAGTCTATGGATCTATGCCTCAGTACCGCGAAGATTCAAcattcatttcttcaataatttGTTGTTTGGACACTGAGCCCAGTGATGTTATTGAAGTGAAATCTAGTTTGCCGTCTTATCTATTCTGGGTGAAAGCATGGACTTTAGTAGGGGATATTTATATCAAGTTCCACATGACaaaagttcaagagagaaaaatgTCTAACAGAGTATTAAACATATCTTCAATGGTGCTGAAAGAGGTCAAACACTTGAAGAAAAAGTTAGGGCAGTTCAGACAGGACTGCAGTTCGTGTTCTTTAATAAACTGTAGCTGTCAGGTTGATCGGGTAATTAGCAACAGCAATGCAAGTAGTAGTAGCAAAAGCAATGCAAGTAGTAGTAACGACAATTCGCGTTTGTTAGGTTACggaaagaaacaaaataaaatagctTATGGAAGGAATTCTAAACCGGTCATCACATTTTCAGAACAACAAACAAGAAATAGTGACATTTTCAAGTTTTTGTCGGGTCCACCTGTAACCAGAGATTCTGAATACAATCTTTCTACCTCACTAATTTGTTATGAAGAGGCTGAAAAAGTCTTGGGTGAATGTAGAGATGGATTATCGGAGAAGCAGTCTTTGCTAAAAAAGAAAGGTTGGGTTTATAATAACCTCGGAATGAAGAGACTAGACAACAAGACAGAATTAAAGAAGACAGAAAATGCATTTATTCAGtctattatttgttttagaCAAATTTTTAATCATAGCACAATAGTATTCAATTACTGTAGTCTGGGTTCCATAAGGCTACAATTGgctgaaaatattttgaaagggGAAAAGGAAGGTGATGCGAAACTTGAATACTGTAATtctttgaaatattatatagCAGCAAAGAGGGAGCTAACTGCTATAGTGGATGAATGTGAGAGGAACAGGATTAGGAGTTACGCAATTCTGCCATTAGCTAAAATATATATGAAGCTTGGCCTACTTCTAGCCAAAGAAGATACGAAAGTAGagatttttgatgattttgttgatattgaaaaaaagaaagaagtgTCAGCAGAGTATGCTATTAAAGAATCTTTATTGTTATATGAGTCAATGGGTGAGCTGAATAAGCAAGAAGTTGCTAATGGATATATGGAACTTGGTAAATATTATAGGGTGCATTGCTTAAAGTTTAAGGTAGCTGGCATTTTACAAGAGGTGGAGGAGTATGTTTCCTTAGTTCAAAGTAATTGGAAAAAATGTATGGACTTTTATAGAGCTGATACCTATCCTATGATCCACTTCAGGCTATTAGTGGAAAGAGTTGATGTTTATCTAAGTTTATTTGATTATCATAACTCATATGCG GTACTAGAAACTGCTTTTAGTCTACTGCTTGAAGCACGACATATAAGGGGAGACATAATTGcaagaaataatttatgtgCTAAATTTTGGAATAATCTCCGACTAGTGTTGAAGAAGATGCTGAGTATGGCTTTGTCATCCTCAAATGTCATCCAGTCTTCTTCGCAACAAAGTTCATTTAGATCCGGAGATGTGACTAAGCTGAAAGAGCTTTACCGGATGACTTTAACTTCATCTGACTTCGCTCAATTGCCCGTTATTCACCGTATTTGGTTTTCATAG